The Bombyx mori chromosome 4, ASM3026992v2 region TATCTCTTCCAGCTACGTCAGAGCCTGCATCAACAAGTTCACCCTctgtaacacaaaaaaaatacacccaGACCATAATACTCTAAAACTTTCTAAAATTTAGAATCCCTACTACAGACGCAAGCGTGCACTCTTACATCTGCAGCGAGGACGAGCCAAAGATAAACATTTGAAGTGAGAAGAATGGATATCGCACAACTGTCCCAAACTGCGCAATTTGAGACACCTGCACGATTCCTTTACTGTGTTAGCCCGTACAGGAAACGTCTAAAACAGTAGCGCGTTGTTGTCGGCAATATTCACCGATACAGATACTGAACATTACCGACACAACACAGCTAAACAGTAGGGACGCAAGATCCGGCCGAATCCGCATCTACCATACTGCTCAAAAAAATAGACGGAAAGTAAAGCACCGTCgtgcccacctcaacctcaaaaatgggaagtaaagcaccgaagtgcccacctcaacctcaaaaatgggaagtaaagcaccgaagtgcccacctcaacctcaGAAATAGGAAGTAAAGCATCGAAGTGCCCACCTCGACCTTCACATATTAGTTTCAAAGAAAAGGCTGCATGTCACCGGGGTCCACTCGTAACGATGATGCGGAAGCGTGTGAAAGATCTTGTTAGGGCCGCGCCTCCCGAATGTCCGGCAGGGCAGCCATCCCAGCTCCAGTCTGCCCCCACGATGTGAGGCTGCACCACGTGTGGTgggcgtcccgctcgaccgTCCTGATAGATAATCCTGAAAATGCAGGTGGAGCGCATAAGTAGCTCAGCAAGACTGCAAACGAACTATTCCTGACTCCCTGCGTAGGGCTTGGTGGACCAAAGGCATCAACCAGCCGTTGGGTAGTCCCCAACGAGTGAAGCAGCAGGCCACAGACCAAGCGACATCGCCCTCTGCGTCACTGCCAGTCGTACGGCACCGTGAAGTCGGCGGCCCTCGAGCAACACGTGGAGTATGCACGCCataagtagatgagcgcgcgcaggcagcggcacgcgagcaacacgtgcagtatgcacgcgagaagtagatgagcgcgcgcaggcagcggcatgcgagcaacacgtgcagtatgtAGATGAGCGCACGCAGACAGCGGCACGCAatcaacacgtgcagtatgcacgccagaagaagacgagcgcgcgcaggtagcggcacgcgagcagtgcgcgcagtctgcacgccagaagtaggcGAGCGCGCAcaggcagcggcacgcgagcagtacgcgcagtatgcacgtctgaagcaggcgagcgcgcgcaggtagcggcacgcgagcagtacgcgcagtatgcacgccagaagtaggcGAGCGCGCAcaggcagcggcacgcgagcagtacgcgcagtattcacgtctgaagcaggcgagcgcgcgcaggtagcggcacgcgagcagtacgcgcagtatgcacgtctgaagtACGTGAGTGCGCACAAGCAGCagcacgcgagcaacacgtgcagtatgcacgccagaagtagcTGAACGCGCGCAGGCAGCGgtacgcgagcaacacgtgcagtatgcacgccagaagtagatgagcgcgcgcagacAACGGCACACGAGCAgcacgtgcagtatgcacgccagaagtaggTGAGCGCGCGCAGGCAGCGGCACGCGTCCAgtacgtgcagtatgcacgctagaagtaggcagcggcacgccagcagtgcgcgcagtctgCACGCCGGAAGTAGACGAACGCGCACAGGCATCGGCACGCGAGCAGCACGTGCAGGCTGCACGGCTCTGCGCTCTCCTGCTGGAGCACGGCGCCGACTCGCTACTAACCTTACACATCGGCGACAACGCCCTGCGTTTGTGAACAAACCAGACAAAAGGCGCCTCCATTGTCAAAGTTTAGATAGCACCTGCAATGCTCCAATAATCCTGTTCATCACGTCATCCATCTGCTGACCAGCAGTGCTACACTCACCCGCCGATTTGCATGACGCTGTTCCAGGATGCTCAGGTGCACATGCGTCACCCCCTTCGACGGAAACCGTTGCTGCATCTCACAAGTATAATTATGTTCCAAAGAACGGTTCCACGGAACTACGCCAGGAGACATCCCGCGGCGTAGGTGTCTTGCTCTTCCTACACACAGCACGATCGCGACGATGATTAATGCAACAAACTTCTAAATCGAGAATTCAAGCGGTCATGACAGCGTCGATGAGAATGATCACGCTTATATTTTCTAGATCGACGTCCTGTCATCTTTCAAAAGCACGTGGTTTTATCCCAATTCTgatattatcgaccagaagtgaggtagttaacaaaaataaataaataacacagaactggcctaattatatttcactgaattaacaaaacttctaacaaaatgatttcaatttactattaacgaaaactgttaaaattacacaagtcccaaacatgtttcaacaagaaccgcacacacgaacgccacgcacaaaaaagaggcaaaggcgcagcaagggatcgtttttatagttttagcgctggctctcggtcgggggttgcctgGACTCGGTAACAATAGATATATTCCACCCGCTATGAATATAGACATCGAAACATCTATTGAAAAACGGACAAGGACAAGCTTTATACAGGATattccaaatcaaatcaaatcaaatcaaaaaattattcaacataaatgaaagtatatacttgttgaacgtccaaagaactaccgccaattcacaaaaactagcatccgtcctgagaagaattggcaagaaactcagcgggcatgtctttttttttaaatattaggtttttttttaacattaattttttttttaatattcacctttacaatgagtattataacgtaacaattattacgatattgaaatgcccggagcgaggaacttattcccactttgtgcaatcttctagataatcattgaatttatagtaagctttattgcacagatgttctttaatagttttcttaaccctatgtatatgtaggttctgaacatcttgtgggattttgttgtagaggcgcacagacaaacacccgaatgaatttcgtatcgtatgtaacctactcatcagCACAATAAGCTTGTGTTTGtccctagtatttctattatgtatgtccgactttttaggaaactcctcaatatgtttacgaacatacatcaaattttcaaaaatgtaccgggatggcatagtgagaactttaatttcataGAGCTTAATATGCAATCTAAGCACTGATTTGTTAGGCCACTTTTGACGTTTACGCGGgatctagtggtaatatatcgatggtcGTAACCATCATATTTCAACAGGATTTTACTTCTTGTAATGTccctccagcgcctccgatAATTGGCCGCATGAAAGTATGAAGGgcttcgtggaatgggatctcaaGTGTGGTGTGGATCCACCATTgatcgaaccaccttgtcggactgcacCCGCGCGGTCTgtttccctcgatcttccctgtcgCGAATAGTTTCTCTAGGCTATCGGGTTTTTTCCGCTCCGTACAGAAAAATGGAAAAGGCTTTAGTGAGGACcagtttcatctttttttttctgggtaATGTTACGTTCTTTCCAGATTTTACCGAGCGAGTCATGGCTGCCTTTGCCATTCCGACCCGCCGTCGTATCTCAGGTTCGCTGGATCCGGTATTGTTAATGTTGGAGCCTAGGTAAATAAAGTTGTCAACAAGCTCAAGATTTAGTGctagtgtaatatttttttatattttttattagtgtaaattttaattatggtGGGACTAGCTAAGGTACACATTACAATGAACATGGGCGGTGAAATTAAAGTTGTGGCTTCTATAGACTTCGGTTGTCACTTAGCCTTAGGCTATGATTTCGCCTGTCTATATAGTACGTTAGCGTAGAAAAGTCGTACACGAGACCccgttgtatttaaaaacagaaaacgTTTTTAATTTCTAACTTCTATTCAACGGAACAACTGCGAAAGCACTTAAGGTTAAATGAAAAAACTTATAGCCAGCTTGCTCGATCGGTGCATTTCAAGTATTTATGTACTCTAATAGATTTCTACCCGCAGTTTCGTCTGTATGGGTTACATTTTATATGTCTTAAGTAGATACCCGTGATCAGCACTAGGATGAAAAGTAAAGATGCCGTCGTGACCTAAtgcggtgggcagcggcttggctctgcctctggcattgctaaagtccatgggcgacggtaaccactcaccatcaggtgggccgtatgctcgtctgcctacaagggcaataaaaaaaataaaaataaaaaataaaaacataaggtgtccgtgcattcgtatcaatcgagtggagtagccgttgtactatataaCTGATACTTATAGGTTTATAGGCACCTAATGTCTCAAGGCATCCACGTTGAATTTCTCTCCGGTgactacttaataccagatgaacTGTGAACTTTCTTCTTTTCAAATTAACTTATTatttgttactagctgacccggcagacttcgtagtgcctcaatcgataaataaaagacctaaacttttgtatcaaataaacttaaaataatcaaaaggaatccgtccgacggggtcCATCAGAGCAAAAACAAGTCCGACGGGGTCCATCagagcaaaaacaaaattgtaacttttatttaattccgaacattttcatatttatctaccttttaaaccttctctggacttccacaaataattcaagacaaaaattagccaaaccggtccagccgttctcgagttttagcgagactaacgaacagcaattcatttatatatatatatatactagctgacccggcagacttcgtagtgcctcaatcgataaataaaagacctaaacttttatatagaataaatttaaaacaaacaaaaggaatccgtccgacgggggacacgtcaaagggaaaacaaaattgttatttttatttaattccgataattttcatatttttataccttttaaagcttctctggacttccacaaataattcaagaccaaaattagccaaatcggtcaagccgttttcatgttatgtcgtgacaacggaaaacgggtttcatttatatatatatatatgttggcacacgtcagggatggctgagcggtagtttcgtcatcactcgtattcgattgaactcagtttagtcaataaaacttttcaataataattattgaaactcaacacacacaactttcacaatgacaggataaatcgacagtttcgttgcacataccgacagaccgactgactgactgactgactgtcagagactcactgctgagacggacggaatcactgtctgacacgaatgccacgactctgtccacgccattttatactgtggcgttacggagtctacccttcattttgtgatatttatcaaaacaacatttcatcatttaaaataataatcaaaaccaccgtcttaatattactaaaagtcgttatccacgacaactaaaagtcgttatccacgacacggccattctgacacgtcacacgtccctgtgtgacgctcctgcaaggaaaacaaccttctgcaatatctaacaggtttcgtctcggccactcctgattcattcacgattgatgattgggattcgtttcattacaaaccataacgttagctttcaacaagatctttaacagactatgttaacctgtgtaagtagataacttaattacccaactATTAGTAATACACTATACAACAGAAAATTTTCATTAacgctcaataagcattagaaacccgagttattacaaaacaactcaatctgagcagtatttcatcagtattatgtatcaaccacaaactatcgttacaattacttccatctagtgagagtaactcatgccacctatatcgagtgacgataacccaattcaagtgccacctccatcctccatcgagtagctcttgactacttattgcctccatccggcaaataagtgggacctccatccggtacccaacttcaacacaaaacactaatgcctccatccggcacgcaagtggaacttccatccagtacccacttcaaccataaaacacatcgcaatgcctccatccagcaataaaacgaacacatcacctaaatcgagcgaggtgttcaattaccagtcataaataacactgaatactgttctttactaatcacacaaaataggacaacaaaattcttactttaatcagtcagttgtatcgtggtcatttgatcctacatcttctacatcactagtgtcaacaaaatcgtatagaacgctcctggcctggctgccggcgcagctagtgacattgccacccacattatcattaaaacaaatgataaaaccaatacacatcacttcacaatatagagtcaaggtcattagtagaccaacataacaatagtctccattgagacccaggtctccgctgtaccaatcgatggagatactctcacctcactgatcagtctcgtcagtagcactacttagaggcaaccttatgtaatcataggttctattaccagttaaagccatctatcttcatttcaacaaaattcaacatcatattttactaactttccaatgttc contains the following coding sequences:
- the LOC134201849 gene encoding uncharacterized protein LOC134201849, yielding MCKVSSESAPCSSRRAQSRAACTCCSRADACARSSTSGVQTARTAGVPLPTSSVHTARTGRVPLPARAHLLLACILHVLLVCRCLRALIYFWRAYCTCCSRTAACARSATSGVHTARVARVLLLVRTHVLQTCILRVLLACRYLRALACFRREYCAYCSRAAACARSPTSGVHTARTARVPLPARARLLQTCILRVLLACRCLCALAYFWRADCAHCSRAATCARSSSSGVHTARVDCVPLSACAHLHTARVARMPLPARAHLLLACILHVLLACRCLRALIYLWRAYSTCCSRAADFTVPYDWQ